From the genome of Archangium lipolyticum, one region includes:
- a CDS encoding tRNA (cytidine(34)-2'-O)-methyltransferase: MLQPLARPFHLVLVSPQIPPNTGNVARLCAVTGCRLILVEPLGFSIDDRHLKRAGLDYWDKVFLKLYPDFDAYLAEWPAARRWMFSARAATSLYAARFEEGDHLVFGSETQGLPGDILAGGSGTPVTIPMLPERRSLNLSTSVGIAAYEALRQVQFAPAGGRAGTPS, encoded by the coding sequence ATGCTCCAGCCCCTGGCGCGTCCCTTCCACCTCGTCCTCGTCTCCCCCCAGATTCCCCCCAATACCGGCAACGTCGCCCGGCTGTGCGCCGTCACCGGCTGCCGGCTCATCCTCGTGGAGCCCCTGGGCTTCTCCATCGACGACCGCCACCTCAAGCGCGCCGGCCTGGACTACTGGGACAAGGTCTTCCTGAAGCTCTACCCGGACTTCGACGCCTACCTGGCCGAGTGGCCTGCCGCCAGGCGCTGGATGTTTTCCGCCCGCGCCGCTACATCCCTGTACGCCGCCCGCTTCGAGGAGGGGGACCACCTCGTCTTCGGCTCGGAGACGCAGGGGCTGCCCGGGGACATCCTCGCCGGGGGCTCGGGGACCCCCGTCACCATCCCCATGCTGCCCGAGCGCCGCAGCCTCAACCTGTCCACCTCCGTGGGCATCGCCGCCTACGAGGCCCTCCGGCAGGTCCAATTCGCCCCGGCGGGCGGGCGGGCAGGCACGCCGAGTTGA
- a CDS encoding DUF192 domain-containing protein yields the protein MRLRVNNVTRDRLLADRAERATSFVERFVGLMGRRSLAFGEGLHIVPCNSIHTFFMRIPIDVAFLDPEGTIVKQFVALPPWRATSMYFQAKSVLELPAGTLQASGTQEGDRLAFEAVP from the coding sequence ATGCGCCTGAGGGTGAACAATGTGACACGAGACCGCCTGCTGGCGGACCGCGCGGAGCGGGCCACGTCGTTCGTGGAGCGCTTCGTGGGGTTGATGGGCCGGAGGTCGCTGGCCTTCGGGGAGGGGCTGCACATCGTACCCTGCAACTCCATCCACACCTTCTTCATGCGCATTCCCATCGACGTGGCCTTCCTCGACCCGGAGGGGACGATCGTCAAGCAATTCGTGGCCCTGCCGCCCTGGCGGGCGACCTCGATGTACTTCCAGGCGAAGTCGGTGCTGGAGCTGCCCGCCGGGACGCTCCAGGCGAGCGGCACCCAGGAAGGGGACCGGCTTGCATTCGAAGCTGTCCCTTGA
- a CDS encoding Stp1/IreP family PP2C-type Ser/Thr phosphatase: protein MRIEVAGTTHVGMKRNHNEDNYLILSDENLCCVADGMGGHSSGEIASKIAVDELAEFFRMTARDQDVTWPFKMDKARNYDENRLATGIKLANKSIYEKACTDTKYKGMGTTIVSLHFINDTAYVGHVGDSRVYFFRQGVLKQVTEDHSLLNDYLKAKKLSPEEIENFPHKNVIVRALGMKETVQVDVAKVEPQEGDVFLLCSDGLSGMVTDPQMQEILARTMELDKACSQLIDLANAAGGNDNVTCVLARYHAN, encoded by the coding sequence ATGCGCATCGAGGTTGCTGGCACCACCCACGTCGGGATGAAGCGGAACCACAATGAGGACAACTACCTCATTCTGTCCGACGAGAACCTGTGCTGTGTCGCCGACGGAATGGGCGGCCATTCGTCCGGGGAGATTGCCTCGAAGATCGCCGTGGACGAGCTGGCCGAGTTCTTCCGGATGACGGCGCGCGACCAGGACGTGACCTGGCCGTTCAAGATGGACAAGGCGCGCAACTACGACGAGAACCGGCTGGCCACGGGCATCAAGCTGGCCAACAAGAGCATCTACGAGAAGGCGTGTACGGACACGAAGTACAAGGGCATGGGGACGACGATCGTCTCGCTGCACTTCATCAACGACACGGCGTACGTGGGGCACGTGGGTGACAGCCGGGTGTACTTCTTCAGGCAGGGCGTGCTGAAGCAGGTGACGGAGGACCACTCGCTGCTCAACGACTACCTCAAGGCGAAGAAGCTCTCGCCGGAGGAGATCGAGAACTTCCCGCACAAGAACGTCATCGTCCGGGCACTGGGGATGAAGGAGACGGTGCAGGTGGACGTGGCGAAGGTGGAGCCGCAGGAAGGGGACGTGTTCCTGCTGTGCTCGGACGGGCTGTCGGGCATGGTGACGGACCCGCAGATGCAGGAGATCCTGGCGCGCACGATGGAGCTGGACAAGGCGTGCTCGCAGCTGATCGACCTGGCGAACGCGGCGGGCGGCAACGACAACGTCACCTGCGTGCTGGCGCGCTACCACGCCAACTGA
- a CDS encoding helix-turn-helix domain-containing protein, whose translation MDEKLQRLMGAAARAARLRLGLTQAEVAAKVGLRSSVYGRVERGHMTPSVPTLRRLCETLGISSDALLSLAPREPAQASGTAARTDGEHPELSRIIHLLSGWTPERLVLLRKLLETADSHLTT comes from the coding sequence ATGGACGAAAAGCTGCAACGGCTCATGGGGGCGGCGGCCCGGGCCGCCCGGCTGCGGTTGGGTCTCACGCAGGCGGAAGTGGCTGCCAAGGTGGGCCTGCGCTCGAGCGTCTACGGCCGGGTGGAACGCGGCCACATGACGCCCAGCGTGCCCACGTTGCGGCGCTTGTGTGAGACGCTCGGCATCTCCTCGGACGCGCTGCTGTCCCTGGCTCCCCGTGAACCGGCACAAGCATCTGGCACTGCCGCGCGCACGGATGGTGAGCACCCGGAGCTGAGCCGTATCATCCACCTGCTGAGTGGCTGGACCCCGGAGAGGTTGGTGCTGCTGCGCAAGCTGTTGGAGACGGCCGACTCCCACCTCACGACGTGA
- a CDS encoding helix-turn-helix domain-containing protein: MTTPKRHEAKETVERTRLLVHLGEVLSEARRARGLTQADVAERVGIATEVYGRTERGLMLPSVPTLRRLCGILRLDANHALDLAGHDMAAWLADAAPTQENPPLMRRLLRHLRHLDEPRLAVVHNLVLALEKLPSGSQPSAGEEGRESRPFTS; encoded by the coding sequence ATGACGACCCCAAAGAGACACGAGGCGAAGGAGACAGTGGAGAGGACGCGGCTTCTCGTCCACTTGGGGGAGGTGCTGAGCGAGGCCCGGCGGGCCAGGGGCCTGACCCAGGCAGACGTGGCCGAGCGTGTGGGCATCGCCACTGAGGTGTACGGGCGGACGGAGCGCGGGCTGATGCTTCCCAGCGTGCCCACCCTGCGGCGGCTGTGCGGGATCCTCCGGCTGGATGCGAACCACGCCCTCGATCTGGCTGGCCATGACATGGCGGCCTGGTTGGCGGACGCCGCGCCCACTCAGGAGAACCCTCCCCTGATGCGCCGGCTGCTGCGCCACCTGCGTCACCTGGACGAGCCGCGGCTCGCCGTGGTCCACAACCTGGTGCTCGCCCTGGAGAAGCTCCCTTCCGGGAGCCAGCCCTCCGCTGGCGAAGAGGGGCGCGAGTCCCGACCGTTCACGTCGTGA
- a CDS encoding serine/threonine protein kinase: MNTPPSSDSTLRVPSPGSLLFEGPEYRYEFLRRLLNHVDYSPLVLARRKPLTGSGPARTVLLRHVVMPPRSERRQRALEEARLAVHLRHPHIARVHGLEEHQGRPFLVTEFMPGCFLDTAESTSLERLGHPLSPAFACYIAAAVADALHYAWSLEGEDGQSLHVVHRAVSPMAIRLSRKGQVKLTDFGVAWSRMTGRVHTAPRVLRADVAYAAPEVVRFQPPDGRADLYSLGMVLLEMLSGQYPLDPPDVALPPDESLEVARYNAHVRTERTSWASVGALADRILRFGPEDVERMAQGVPGQLKRILHKALRARPEDRYQTGAELRDDLRAYLRLDGPFGPSEAATELASILRKNPSPDETLAFPSEKGVVPTPEEMAGWKKKPLH; this comes from the coding sequence ATGAATACGCCGCCCAGCTCAGACTCCACCCTCCGCGTCCCGAGCCCTGGCTCCCTGCTCTTCGAGGGTCCCGAGTACCGTTACGAGTTTCTGCGTCGGCTGCTGAACCACGTGGACTACAGCCCGCTGGTGCTTGCCCGGCGAAAGCCGCTGACGGGGAGCGGCCCCGCCCGCACCGTCCTCCTGCGGCACGTGGTGATGCCACCCCGGTCGGAGCGGCGTCAGCGGGCCTTGGAGGAGGCGCGGCTCGCCGTGCACCTGCGCCACCCCCACATCGCCCGGGTCCACGGGTTGGAGGAGCACCAGGGCCGACCCTTCCTGGTGACGGAATTCATGCCGGGCTGCTTCCTCGACACGGCGGAGAGCACCTCGCTCGAGCGACTGGGCCACCCGCTGTCCCCGGCCTTCGCCTGTTACATCGCCGCCGCCGTGGCCGATGCACTCCATTACGCCTGGAGCCTCGAGGGTGAGGACGGCCAGTCACTGCACGTCGTTCACCGGGCCGTCAGTCCCATGGCAATCCGGCTGAGCCGCAAGGGGCAGGTCAAACTCACCGACTTCGGTGTGGCCTGGTCGCGGATGACCGGACGCGTCCACACCGCTCCCCGCGTGCTGCGGGCGGACGTCGCCTACGCCGCCCCGGAGGTGGTGCGCTTTCAGCCGCCGGATGGGCGGGCGGACCTCTACTCCCTGGGCATGGTGCTGCTGGAGATGCTCTCGGGCCAGTACCCGTTGGACCCGCCGGACGTGGCTCTGCCCCCGGATGAGTCCCTGGAGGTGGCTCGCTACAACGCCCACGTACGCACCGAGCGCACCAGCTGGGCCAGCGTGGGGGCACTGGCCGACCGCATCCTGCGCTTCGGCCCGGAGGACGTGGAGCGTATGGCCCAGGGGGTTCCGGGGCAGCTCAAGCGCATCCTCCACAAGGCGCTACGCGCCAGACCGGAGGACCGCTATCAGACGGGCGCCGAGCTGCGCGATGACCTGAGAGCGTACCTGCGCCTGGACGGTCCCTTCGGGCCCTCCGAGGCGGCGACGGAGCTGGCGTCCATTCTGCGCAAGAACCCCTCCCCCGACGAGACACTCGCATTTCCCTCCGAAAAGGGCGTCGTGCCCACACCGGAGGAGATGGCGGGTTGGAAGAAGAAGCCCCTGCACTAG
- a CDS encoding DUF2381 family protein, whose translation MFAPSSAALLGLVLLAAPAGAAERTPFPTCETGTRHIELEADAPDIPSEVCIHPQLSTNLFFDSKLARVELAARERFRVIEGDFGLTLVPSESLHDGERVPVTVHFQDGAAPASVTFQLVVHPSEAERQVEVTRHPRTLASYRQGEQQARAESQQCREDKARLQAECSGQVGLTGLIAQERMGKGGVAYKDLGHEVTSRSGNTVTSMHASSYRSDTYREGEKTGVVRLAVAQALINTGKRPWTPAGAALVGFRRTKWKALNVWPGESIPPGLMRQVVVEVEAPESEARGAFTLEMWGQEDAARIELFDGVTFP comes from the coding sequence GTGTTCGCCCCGTCCTCCGCCGCCCTCCTGGGTCTCGTCTTGCTCGCCGCACCCGCTGGTGCCGCCGAGCGGACCCCATTCCCCACCTGCGAGACGGGCACCCGTCACATCGAACTGGAAGCGGATGCTCCTGACATCCCCTCGGAGGTGTGCATCCACCCGCAGCTGTCCACCAACCTGTTCTTCGACTCGAAGCTGGCACGTGTGGAACTGGCCGCGCGGGAGCGGTTCCGGGTGATAGAGGGGGACTTCGGCCTCACGCTCGTTCCCTCGGAATCGCTTCACGATGGGGAGCGCGTGCCGGTGACAGTCCACTTCCAGGACGGCGCGGCCCCGGCGAGCGTCACCTTCCAACTGGTGGTGCATCCCTCCGAGGCCGAACGGCAGGTGGAGGTGACGCGCCACCCGCGGACGTTGGCCTCCTACCGGCAGGGCGAGCAGCAGGCGCGGGCGGAATCTCAACAGTGCCGGGAGGACAAGGCACGCCTCCAGGCCGAGTGCAGCGGGCAGGTGGGGCTCACGGGCCTCATCGCCCAGGAGCGCATGGGCAAAGGGGGCGTCGCCTATAAGGACCTCGGTCACGAAGTCACTTCACGTTCGGGCAACACCGTCACCAGCATGCACGCGAGCAGCTACCGCTCCGACACCTACCGCGAGGGCGAGAAAACCGGCGTGGTGCGGCTCGCCGTGGCGCAGGCATTGATAAATACCGGTAAGAGGCCCTGGACGCCCGCTGGTGCTGCGCTGGTGGGATTCAGGCGCACGAAATGGAAGGCGCTCAACGTCTGGCCAGGGGAGTCCATTCCGCCGGGGCTGATGCGCCAGGTCGTGGTGGAGGTGGAGGCGCCGGAGAGCGAGGCACGGGGCGCCTTCACCCTCGAGATGTGGGGCCAGGAAGACGCAGCCCGGATCGAGCTCTTCGATGGTGTGACCTTCCCGTAG
- a CDS encoding serine/threonine protein kinase: protein MRSGPGKEVVRPGALVGGYRIDSKLGSGGFGKVYLARRDGRLFALKFIHLERVGEWGWRELLILMRHHWPNVVRLLSHFQWPEEATEYLVLVMEYVPGRTLSQWAQEENPCARDIAGKMLTLARVLDKVHAAGVLHRDLKDDNVLVRQGDGEPVLVDFGAGAMSGAPRVTRGVLAPGDLRFRSPESVAFFLSQERRPEECYLYSPADELYALGVIFYALLTASYPIDGDDQVMLGEIVSRRPTEPHEMNGRVPRALSALCMRLLEKEPEARPRTAGVLAEALEAALKEARGDASWDVPLCYGWDANGASTEQEPELVDKSLVPWMRRWVGEKPRRGKRPELVLPPATPVTVSAPGMLWPLAAVRWMDVLASSLKAAVLLGVLLLAGLGVEELMRRLSPAPPAPPITPPGLPGPAFRPPVGFPWEVPSWMAGSGGEVAPPWKRPEADGAAAPLVESTPAAAASPAASGKDTAPVKKQQRQKTNSPQRETQSRSAGAAARNACLGLTGAALQACLSAQQQVPPVRREPPRLECPAGAVETMTRTLGLRIGQVHVADWSDVRGRAVSVREDTPLRLGGALGEKLPHKTVLYGRLYLGEKRVYGLFTEARTPTGETYKVCIRLYEWQGGPGLPFDPGSTPENMVVAPVAAVQVVDHFEE, encoded by the coding sequence GTGAGGTCCGGACCCGGGAAGGAAGTGGTACGACCTGGCGCGCTGGTGGGCGGGTACCGCATCGACAGCAAGTTGGGCAGTGGGGGCTTCGGCAAGGTGTACCTGGCGCGGCGGGATGGGCGCCTCTTCGCGCTCAAGTTCATCCACCTGGAGCGCGTGGGGGAATGGGGCTGGCGCGAACTGCTCATCCTCATGCGTCACCACTGGCCCAACGTGGTGAGGCTGCTGAGCCACTTTCAGTGGCCAGAGGAAGCAACCGAGTACCTGGTGCTCGTCATGGAGTACGTGCCGGGCCGTACCCTGAGCCAGTGGGCCCAGGAGGAGAATCCGTGCGCTCGGGACATCGCCGGCAAGATGCTGACGCTGGCCCGCGTGCTCGACAAGGTGCACGCCGCCGGGGTGCTGCACCGCGACCTCAAGGACGACAACGTGCTGGTGCGTCAGGGGGACGGGGAGCCGGTGCTGGTGGACTTTGGCGCAGGAGCCATGTCCGGCGCCCCGCGCGTCACGCGCGGCGTCCTGGCTCCGGGCGACCTGCGCTTTCGCAGCCCCGAGTCCGTTGCCTTCTTCCTCAGCCAGGAGCGAAGGCCGGAGGAATGCTACCTCTACTCGCCAGCGGACGAACTGTATGCGCTGGGCGTCATCTTCTACGCACTGCTCACCGCCAGCTACCCCATTGATGGGGATGACCAGGTGATGTTGGGGGAGATTGTCTCGCGCAGACCCACGGAGCCGCACGAGATGAACGGCCGGGTGCCGCGAGCGCTCAGCGCCCTCTGCATGCGGCTGCTGGAGAAGGAGCCGGAGGCGCGCCCGCGCACCGCCGGGGTTCTGGCCGAGGCCCTGGAGGCGGCGCTGAAGGAAGCGAGAGGGGATGCGAGTTGGGACGTGCCGCTGTGCTACGGCTGGGACGCGAACGGGGCCAGCACCGAGCAGGAGCCGGAACTGGTGGACAAGTCGCTCGTGCCCTGGATGCGCAGATGGGTAGGGGAGAAGCCTCGGCGGGGCAAGCGCCCGGAGCTCGTCCTCCCGCCGGCCACTCCGGTGACGGTGTCCGCTCCGGGCATGCTCTGGCCCCTGGCCGCCGTTCGCTGGATGGATGTGCTGGCGTCCTCGCTGAAGGCGGCCGTGCTGCTGGGCGTGTTGCTGCTGGCGGGCCTGGGGGTGGAGGAGCTCATGCGGCGCCTGAGTCCAGCGCCTCCCGCGCCACCCATCACGCCTCCCGGCCTGCCGGGGCCTGCGTTCCGCCCACCTGTAGGGTTTCCCTGGGAGGTCCCCTCCTGGATGGCCGGGTCTGGCGGCGAAGTGGCGCCCCCTTGGAAGCGGCCGGAAGCTGACGGAGCCGCGGCTCCACTGGTGGAGTCGACCCCCGCGGCCGCCGCTTCGCCCGCGGCGTCCGGAAAGGACACAGCCCCCGTGAAGAAGCAGCAGCGGCAGAAGACGAACAGCCCCCAGCGGGAAACACAGTCCAGGAGCGCGGGGGCCGCCGCGCGCAACGCGTGCCTGGGCCTCACGGGAGCCGCCCTGCAGGCCTGTCTCAGTGCGCAGCAGCAGGTGCCACCGGTGCGCCGGGAGCCTCCACGCCTGGAGTGCCCCGCCGGGGCCGTGGAGACCATGACCCGCACGCTCGGCCTGCGCATCGGCCAGGTCCACGTCGCCGACTGGTCCGATGTGCGGGGCAGAGCCGTTTCCGTGCGTGAGGATACCCCGCTCCGATTGGGCGGTGCCTTGGGGGAGAAGCTGCCCCACAAGACCGTCCTCTACGGGCGGCTCTACCTCGGGGAGAAGCGCGTGTACGGCCTCTTCACCGAGGCTCGCACGCCTACTGGAGAGACGTACAAGGTCTGCATACGACTGTACGAATGGCAAGGCGGGCCTGGCTTGCCCTTCGACCCCGGCAGCACGCCTGAGAACATGGTGGTCGCTCCTGTTGCGGCCGTGCAGGTCGTGGACCACTTCGAAGAATAG
- a CDS encoding nucleotidyltransferase family protein codes for MKAMVLCAGLGTRLRPFTERWPKPAMPFLGQPLFRYHLAVLRAAGVQAVGINTHHLPEVMAETARAECARAGLPLHVVHEPVIQGTGGGIRGLRDFLSGDDFIVFNGDILFPVDLRPVVAAHRASGAAATMVLMPMPESEKYAAVEMDSRQSVRRIARFGPGGEGLTPWHFTGVHVISPRAFDFMTPEGPEDINRDVYVRMMEAGLTVRGEVVRAYWSDLGMPSRYLATVRDVLSGQVPLEGLGADSPFAPAPRAQGNYWAHASAQVGGAQVTGPAYFDAGCSLADGVRVGASVYVGAQVRVGAGARLERCAVLEGTEIAPGEELVDVVAWGAHRVPAPLNA; via the coding sequence ATGAAGGCGATGGTCCTCTGCGCGGGGCTGGGTACGCGCCTGCGTCCGTTCACCGAGCGCTGGCCCAAGCCAGCCATGCCGTTCCTCGGGCAGCCCCTCTTCCGCTACCACCTGGCGGTGCTGCGCGCCGCCGGCGTCCAGGCGGTGGGCATCAACACCCACCACCTGCCGGAGGTCATGGCGGAGACGGCTCGCGCCGAGTGCGCTCGCGCGGGGCTGCCGCTGCACGTGGTGCACGAGCCCGTCATCCAGGGCACCGGCGGCGGCATCCGCGGCCTGCGGGACTTCCTCTCGGGGGATGACTTCATCGTCTTCAACGGCGACATCCTCTTCCCGGTGGACCTGCGGCCCGTGGTGGCCGCGCACCGGGCCTCGGGCGCGGCGGCCACCATGGTGTTGATGCCCATGCCCGAGAGCGAGAAGTACGCCGCCGTGGAGATGGACTCGCGGCAGAGCGTGCGCCGGATCGCCAGGTTCGGGCCTGGAGGCGAGGGGCTCACTCCCTGGCACTTCACCGGCGTGCACGTCATCTCGCCGCGCGCCTTCGACTTCATGACTCCCGAGGGCCCCGAGGACATCAACCGCGACGTCTACGTGCGGATGATGGAGGCGGGCCTCACCGTGCGCGGTGAGGTGGTGCGCGCGTACTGGTCTGACCTGGGCATGCCCTCGCGCTACCTGGCGACCGTGCGGGATGTGTTGTCCGGACAGGTGCCGCTGGAGGGGCTCGGGGCGGATTCACCGTTCGCCCCGGCTCCTCGTGCGCAGGGGAATTACTGGGCTCATGCTTCGGCCCAGGTGGGCGGCGCCCAGGTGACGGGCCCGGCCTACTTCGACGCGGGTTGCTCCCTGGCCGATGGGGTCCGCGTGGGCGCTTCGGTGTACGTGGGCGCTCAGGTCCGGGTGGGCGCGGGGGCCCGGTTGGAGCGCTGCGCCGTGCTCGAGGGGACAGAGATCGCTCCCGGCGAGGAGCTGGTCGACGTGGTGGCCTGGGGGGCACATCGCGTGCCCGCTCCGCTCAACGCGTAG
- a CDS encoding aminoglycoside phosphotransferase family protein, translating to MELEAALRDQVGKAIGRPVPQAPIKKLKGDASNRSYYRVGTAPESWVVMEMPLDASKKSEEASKGEPPKELPFVNVHRYLEKLGVRVPRILRYDEPAGMMVLEDLSDVTFEAALEGGRNNEALYTRAVDLLARLRAEAERKPDPECLAFTRAFDEDLYDWELHHFREWGLEVWSGKKPTESERAELDRTFRDIAKQLAAAPRGFTHRDYQSRNIMVKDGELVVIDFQDALQGPRQYDLVALLRDSYVELDRGFVDTMLDRYIATFSQVTGERIDAKSFKAFFDLLTIQRKLKDAGRFEFINRVKGNPGFLVSIPASLRYVRDAFKARPEMSGLQKLVAKYVPELG from the coding sequence ATGGAACTCGAGGCCGCGCTGCGCGACCAGGTGGGGAAGGCCATCGGCCGCCCCGTGCCCCAGGCCCCCATCAAGAAGCTCAAGGGCGATGCCAGCAACCGCTCCTACTACCGCGTGGGCACGGCCCCGGAGAGCTGGGTGGTCATGGAGATGCCCCTGGACGCCTCGAAGAAGAGCGAGGAGGCCTCCAAGGGGGAGCCGCCCAAGGAGCTGCCCTTCGTCAACGTCCACCGCTACCTCGAGAAGCTGGGCGTGCGCGTGCCGCGCATCCTGCGCTACGACGAGCCCGCGGGGATGATGGTCCTGGAGGACCTGAGCGACGTCACCTTCGAGGCCGCGCTCGAGGGCGGCCGCAACAACGAGGCCCTCTACACCCGCGCCGTGGACCTGCTGGCCCGCCTGCGCGCCGAGGCCGAGCGCAAGCCCGACCCGGAGTGTCTCGCCTTCACCCGCGCCTTCGACGAGGACCTGTACGACTGGGAGCTCCACCACTTCCGCGAGTGGGGCCTCGAGGTGTGGAGCGGCAAGAAGCCCACCGAGTCCGAGCGCGCCGAACTGGACCGCACCTTCCGCGACATCGCGAAGCAGCTGGCCGCCGCCCCGCGCGGCTTCACCCACCGCGACTACCAGAGCCGCAACATCATGGTGAAGGACGGCGAGCTGGTGGTCATCGACTTCCAGGACGCCCTCCAGGGCCCGCGCCAGTACGACCTGGTGGCCCTGCTGCGCGACAGCTACGTGGAGCTGGACCGCGGCTTCGTGGACACCATGCTCGACCGCTACATCGCCACCTTCTCTCAGGTGACGGGCGAGCGCATCGACGCGAAGTCCTTCAAGGCCTTCTTCGACCTGCTCACCATCCAGCGCAAGCTCAAGGACGCGGGCCGCTTCGAGTTCATCAACCGCGTGAAGGGCAACCCGGGCTTCCTGGTGTCCATCCCCGCCTCACTGCGCTACGTGCGCGATGCGTTCAAGGCGCGGCCGGAGATGAGCGGGCTGCAGAAGCTGGTGGCGAAGTACGTGCCCGAGCTGGGCTGA
- a CDS encoding cystathionine beta-synthase → MEIHDNILSAIGHTPLVKLNRLVGPNDATVLVKCEFMNPGASIKDRMALYIIEKAEKEGKLKPGGTIVENTSGNTGMGVALAAAVKGYKCIFTMPDKMSLEKINRLKALGAQVVVTPTNVPAEDPRSYYETAKRLHRETPGAFMLNQYHNPDNIEAHYKVTGPEIYEQTDGKIDYFVSGLGTGGTMSGAGKYLKEKIPGLKNVGVDPEGSVYEGYFKTGKMTEPHVYKVEGIGEDMLCGAMDFKVVDDIRQVDDRQSFVAARRLAREEGIFAGGSAGAAVHVAVQLAKEVGKGKTIVVILPDTGMSYISKFHSDEWMRDNGFMEEKGAGTVRDLLNGKRAVVTARKGQKVDQVVETMRQHGISQMPVLSEDSRAVGMIHEYDLLNALVANKVKFADTIDSIIAPLQGVVAPETSLNRLREVFNQDKVAVVKEGEKILAIVTKIDLIEYMHRTAA, encoded by the coding sequence ATGGAAATCCACGACAACATCCTTTCCGCTATCGGCCACACACCGCTGGTCAAGCTCAACCGCCTGGTCGGGCCCAATGACGCGACCGTGCTGGTCAAGTGCGAGTTCATGAACCCGGGCGCGTCCATCAAGGACCGCATGGCCCTCTACATCATCGAGAAGGCCGAGAAGGAGGGGAAGCTCAAGCCGGGCGGCACCATCGTGGAGAACACGAGCGGCAACACGGGCATGGGCGTGGCGCTGGCGGCGGCGGTGAAGGGCTACAAGTGCATCTTCACCATGCCGGACAAGATGTCGCTGGAGAAGATCAACCGCCTCAAGGCGCTGGGCGCGCAGGTGGTGGTGACGCCGACGAACGTGCCGGCGGAGGATCCGCGCAGCTACTACGAGACGGCCAAGCGCCTGCACCGGGAGACGCCGGGGGCGTTCATGCTCAACCAGTACCACAACCCGGACAACATCGAGGCGCACTACAAGGTGACCGGTCCGGAGATCTACGAGCAGACGGACGGGAAGATCGACTACTTCGTGTCGGGCCTGGGCACCGGCGGCACGATGAGCGGCGCGGGCAAGTACCTCAAGGAGAAGATCCCCGGCCTGAAGAACGTGGGCGTGGACCCGGAGGGCTCTGTCTACGAGGGGTACTTCAAGACGGGCAAGATGACCGAGCCGCACGTGTACAAGGTCGAGGGCATCGGCGAGGACATGCTGTGCGGCGCCATGGACTTCAAGGTGGTGGACGACATCCGGCAGGTGGATGACCGTCAGAGCTTCGTGGCGGCGCGGCGGCTGGCGCGCGAGGAGGGCATCTTCGCGGGCGGCTCGGCGGGCGCGGCGGTGCACGTGGCGGTGCAGCTGGCCAAGGAGGTCGGCAAGGGCAAGACGATCGTCGTCATCCTGCCGGACACGGGCATGAGCTACATCAGCAAGTTCCACTCGGACGAGTGGATGCGCGACAACGGCTTCATGGAGGAGAAGGGCGCGGGGACGGTGCGCGACCTGCTCAACGGCAAGCGGGCGGTGGTCACGGCGCGCAAGGGCCAGAAGGTGGACCAGGTGGTGGAGACGATGCGCCAGCACGGCATCAGCCAGATGCCGGTGCTGAGCGAGGACAGCCGCGCGGTGGGGATGATCCACGAGTACGATCTGCTCAACGCGCTGGTGGCGAACAAGGTGAAGTTCGCGGACACCATCGACAGCATCATCGCGCCGCTGCAGGGCGTGGTGGCGCCGGAGACGAGCCTCAACCGGCTGCGCGAGGTGTTCAACCAGGACAAGGTGGCGGTGGTGAAGGAGGGGGAGAAGATCCTCGCCATCGTGACGAAGATCGACCTCATCGAGTACATGCACCGCACGGCGGCCTGA